One genomic window of Cyanobium sp. ATX 6F1 includes the following:
- a CDS encoding DUF547 domain-containing protein codes for MNDLLTWDQLLHHYVDRAGRVDYQAWSTHDPQTLARWLAQQSAETHGREDHLAHWINLYNAFTIEAVLSAYPIRSIRPTLMGLPNWIAFLRFFQRRVYRLGRDRFSLAQIENRMLRQLSGDPRLHFAIVCASVGCPLLRSEAYTPERVEEQLEEDMIRFINNPAKVRFDPEGGVLYCSKIFKWYEADFLAVAPSLPAYILPHLRGLSPPVHEPRIAFMTYDWSLNQRMSS; via the coding sequence ATGAACGACCTCCTCACCTGGGATCAGCTCCTCCACCACTACGTGGACCGGGCCGGCCGGGTGGATTACCAGGCCTGGAGCACCCACGACCCCCAGACCCTCGCCCGCTGGCTGGCCCAGCAATCCGCCGAGACCCACGGCCGTGAGGATCACCTCGCCCACTGGATCAACCTCTACAACGCCTTCACCATCGAGGCGGTGCTGTCGGCCTATCCGATCCGCTCGATCCGCCCGACCCTGATGGGCCTGCCGAACTGGATCGCTTTCCTGCGCTTCTTCCAGCGGCGCGTGTATCGCCTCGGCCGTGATCGTTTCAGCCTGGCGCAGATCGAGAACAGGATGCTGCGCCAGCTCAGCGGTGATCCCCGGCTTCACTTCGCGATCGTCTGCGCCTCCGTGGGTTGTCCGCTGCTGCGCTCCGAGGCCTACACACCGGAGCGGGTGGAGGAGCAACTGGAGGAGGACATGATCCGCTTCATCAACAACCCCGCCAAGGTGCGATTCGATCCTGAGGGGGGCGTTCTGTATTGCAGCAAGATTTTCAAGTGGTACGAGGCTGATTTCCTGGCGGTGGCCCCGTCGCTGCCCGCCTACATCCTTCCCCACCTGCGCGGCCTATCGCCACCGGTTCATGAACCCCGAATCGCCTTTATGACCTACGACTGGAGCCTGAATCAGCGGATGTCCTCGTAG
- a CDS encoding TIGR04283 family arsenosugar biosynthesis glycosyltransferase, with the protein MAPLSIIIPTLNEAASLGRTLATVRALDPPALEVLVVDGGSDDATLAIASAAGVSVCPWATAGRAIQMNEGARQARGDLLCFLHADTLVPCDLVAMAERVLADRTTAGAGFVSLMRGDATTRWGISALNLLKTHLAPLLFRPHLYLRGLRLLFGDQVMICRRQTFWEVGGFNETLPLLEDGDLCLRLVQRGRLRLINRVVISSDRRVQRWGAAKAAAIYLSIGVLWGLGMPPARLKRFYEDIR; encoded by the coding sequence ATGGCGCCGCTGTCGATCATCATTCCCACCTTGAACGAGGCCGCGAGCCTGGGCCGCACCCTGGCAACTGTGCGTGCCCTCGATCCACCGGCGCTCGAGGTGCTGGTGGTGGATGGCGGCAGCGACGACGCCACCCTGGCGATCGCCAGCGCGGCGGGCGTGTCGGTCTGCCCCTGGGCAACGGCGGGCCGGGCGATCCAGATGAATGAAGGCGCCCGCCAGGCGCGCGGCGACCTGCTCTGCTTTCTGCATGCCGACACCCTCGTGCCCTGTGATCTGGTGGCGATGGCGGAGCGGGTGCTGGCGGACCGGACAACGGCCGGGGCGGGCTTCGTGTCGCTGATGCGTGGCGACGCCACCACCCGCTGGGGGATTTCGGCCCTGAACCTGCTCAAGACCCATCTGGCGCCCCTGCTGTTTCGCCCCCACCTGTATCTGCGCGGGCTGCGCCTGCTGTTCGGCGATCAGGTGATGATCTGCCGCCGCCAGACCTTCTGGGAGGTCGGTGGCTTCAACGAAACCCTGCCGCTCCTGGAGGACGGTGATCTCTGTCTGCGGCTGGTGCAGCGGGGCCGCCTCCGGCTGATCAACCGGGTGGTGATCAGTTCCGACCGGCGGGTGCAGCGCTGGGGAGCGGCCAAGGCCGCTGCGATCTATCTCTCGATCGGCGTGCTCTGGGGTCTGGGGATGCCACCGGCGCGCCTGAAGCGCTTCTACGAGGACATCCGCTGA
- a CDS encoding rhodanese-like domain-containing protein, whose product MNGFVWFCLKQWIRLRYPSAPSIRSDELQRALAIQRPGDWVILDARTAAEFNVSHLPGAVLLADGGELLGLAPSKEASLEQPIVVCCSVGLRSAAVVNELQQRGFRRAVNLEGGLFEWVNHGHQLVQGGRPTTEVHPFHRFWGLLLKPRR is encoded by the coding sequence ATGAACGGTTTTGTGTGGTTTTGTCTCAAGCAGTGGATCCGATTGCGTTATCCCTCGGCTCCTTCGATTCGCTCTGACGAGCTACAACGAGCACTGGCGATTCAGCGGCCTGGCGACTGGGTGATTCTCGACGCCCGCACGGCTGCTGAATTCAATGTCAGCCACCTCCCAGGCGCGGTACTCCTCGCGGATGGGGGAGAGCTCCTGGGCCTCGCCCCCTCGAAGGAAGCAAGCCTGGAGCAGCCGATCGTGGTCTGCTGTTCGGTGGGGTTGCGCAGCGCCGCCGTGGTGAACGAGCTTCAGCAGCGGGGCTTTCGCAGGGCCGTGAATCTCGAGGGAGGGCTGTTTGAATGGGTCAACCACGGGCATCAACTGGTGCAGGGGGGCCGACCCACCACTGAGGTGCATCCGTTCCATCGCTTCTGGGGTCTGCTCCTGAAGCCACGCCGATGA
- a CDS encoding nuclear transport factor 2 family protein has translation MNAVITPPLTEATLKALFTKPYGAPGPSAEQWRAIYDESVHFQDPTQEKRGIEAYIAAQEGLMRRCDDVFLAPGAVALSGETAFVEWTMGLKIKGIEFIYPGTTRLRIGEGGKIVEHRDYFDFVGPTFEPVPVVGGFVRWLYRRFVA, from the coding sequence ATGAATGCTGTTATCACGCCGCCGCTCACCGAGGCGACGCTCAAGGCCCTGTTCACCAAGCCCTATGGGGCTCCGGGGCCCAGCGCGGAGCAATGGCGGGCCATCTACGACGAGTCGGTCCATTTCCAGGACCCAACCCAGGAGAAGCGCGGCATCGAGGCCTACATCGCTGCCCAGGAGGGACTGATGCGCCGCTGCGATGACGTCTTCCTGGCCCCCGGTGCCGTGGCGCTCAGCGGCGAAACGGCCTTCGTGGAGTGGACGATGGGCCTGAAGATCAAGGGGATCGAGTTCATCTATCCCGGCACCACCCGCCTCCGCATCGGTGAGGGCGGCAAGATCGTCGAGCATCGCGACTATTTCGATTTCGTTGGTCCCACCTTTGAACCGGTGCCGGTGGTGGGTGGCTTCGTGCGCTGGCTGTACCGGCGGTTCGTGGCTTGA
- a CDS encoding high light inducible protein, with product MDQEDTKTPTALDRATIRGATVTTEDGGRLNAFATEPRMEVVSADRGWGFHERAEKLNGRLAMLGFIALLITEYARGGEAFTRSILGLG from the coding sequence ATGGACCAAGAAGACACCAAAACCCCCACGGCCCTTGATCGCGCCACCATCCGGGGCGCCACCGTCACCACCGAGGACGGCGGTCGCCTCAATGCCTTCGCCACCGAACCGCGCATGGAAGTGGTGAGTGCAGATCGTGGCTGGGGTTTTCACGAACGCGCCGAGAAGCTCAACGGCCGCCTCGCCATGCTCGGCTTCATCGCCCTGCTGATCACCGAATACGCCCGAGGCGGCGAGGCCTTCACCCGCAGCATCCTGGGACTTGGCTGA
- a CDS encoding high light inducible protein — MTQATATAPTSTAPTALDRASIRGATVTTEDGGRLNAFATEPRMEVVSAESGWGFHERAEKLNGRMAMLGFIALLATELAMGGEAFTRGLLGLG; from the coding sequence ATGACCCAAGCCACCGCCACTGCCCCCACCTCGACTGCCCCCACCGCCCTTGATCGCGCCTCCATCCGCGGCGCCACCGTGACCACCGAAGACGGCGGCCGCCTGAACGCCTTCGCCACCGAGCCCCGCATGGAAGTGGTGAGTGCCGAGAGCGGCTGGGGCTTCCACGAGCGCGCCGAGAAGCTCAACGGCCGCATGGCCATGCTCGGCTTCATTGCCCTGCTGGCGACTGAATTGGCCATGGGCGGCGAAGCCTTCACCCGCGGTCTGCTGGGCCTCGGCTGA
- a CDS encoding SDR family NAD(P)-dependent oxidoreductase encodes MSDAGATRHILLTGGSSGIGLEAAVLLLQAGHRLTLPCRNAAAATGLRQRLGGQLQTPVCDLADLSSLERCAESLLAAGEPIDTLVLNAGLQYSGGAEPRWSAQGFELTIAVNHLAHQALLQRLLPLLLRGTAPRLVVTASEVHDPSSAGGKVGPAAGLGDLAGLRQGPGAPMLDGSARFHAEKAYKDSKLCNLLMARELERRLREQGTPVPVLAWSPGLVIPRSDGGFFRYSRRQNPVAQALFALVARDLLRLTETPQRAGALLAGLATASEPAPIGFQYWSNRVLGPGRRRFEASEPSAEACSDQLARQLWDLSAQQLALAPEQGFAQQQAID; translated from the coding sequence GTGAGCGACGCCGGCGCCACCCGGCACATCCTGCTCACCGGGGGCAGCTCCGGCATCGGCCTGGAGGCAGCGGTCCTGCTGCTCCAGGCCGGTCACCGCCTCACCCTGCCCTGCCGGAATGCCGCCGCCGCCACGGGCCTGCGCCAGCGCCTGGGCGGCCAGCTCCAGACCCCCGTCTGTGATCTGGCCGATCTGAGCAGCCTCGAGCGCTGCGCTGAATCCCTGCTGGCGGCAGGCGAACCGATCGACACGTTGGTGCTCAACGCCGGCCTGCAATACAGCGGCGGGGCCGAGCCCCGCTGGTCAGCCCAGGGGTTTGAACTCACCATCGCGGTGAACCACCTGGCCCACCAGGCCCTGCTGCAGCGGCTGCTGCCCCTGCTGCTGCGGGGCACGGCACCGCGGCTGGTGGTCACGGCCTCGGAAGTGCATGACCCCAGCAGCGCCGGGGGGAAGGTGGGCCCAGCGGCCGGCCTGGGCGATCTGGCTGGGCTGCGCCAGGGGCCTGGGGCGCCGATGCTGGATGGCAGCGCCCGCTTCCATGCCGAGAAGGCCTACAAAGACAGCAAGCTTTGCAACCTGCTGATGGCGCGGGAGCTGGAGCGGCGGCTGCGGGAGCAAGGCACGCCCGTGCCGGTGCTCGCCTGGAGCCCGGGGCTGGTGATCCCGCGCAGTGATGGCGGCTTCTTCCGCTACAGCCGCCGCCAGAACCCCGTGGCTCAGGCTCTGTTCGCCCTGGTCGCCCGCGACCTGTTGCGGCTCACCGAAACGCCCCAGAGGGCTGGCGCCCTGCTGGCCGGTCTGGCCACCGCCTCAGAGCCGGCACCCATTGGCTTCCAGTACTGGAGCAACCGGGTGCTGGGCCCAGGCCGGCGGCGCTTCGAGGCCAGTGAACCCAGCGCCGAAGCCTGCTCAGACCAACTGGCCCGTCAGCTCTGGGATCTCAGCGCCCAGCAGCTGGCCCTGGCACCCGAGCAGGGCTTCGCTCAGCAGCAGGCCATCGACTGA